A DNA window from Zonotrichia albicollis isolate bZonAlb1 chromosome 2, bZonAlb1.hap1, whole genome shotgun sequence contains the following coding sequences:
- the P2RY8 gene encoding S-geranylgeranyl-glutathione receptor P2RY8, translated as MVKNESHLDDLTLAMLQNKTVSITLPVVYTVVAVISIPGNLFSLWVLCWHIKPKTPSVIFMINLSITDLMLALCFPFQISYHVRSNHWTFGKTLCSLVTVMFYSNMYSSILTMTFISMERYMGVVHPLKSVKWRRKRYALAACLAMWFALLLAFYPLETTDLTYEVKELGIITCFDVLKWNMLPNFAAWVAFLLTLFVVLFLIPFVVTVGCYIGIIRKLIQTSSRYGNRQKTRSIYLAIIVLLSFITCFAPNNFILLAHMISRLFYNRSLYPAYKLTLCLSCFNNCIDPFIYYFASREFYQKFMQLFRPMVPLNDSLETRRESLFSGRTMSARSMSSGPMDGLEGVRINLQRQESVF; from the coding sequence ATGGTTAAAAACGAATCCCACCTGGACGATTTGACACTGGCAATGCTCCAGAATAAAACAGTCTCCATCACTCTCCCAGTTGTGTATACAGTAGTGGCTGTGATCAGCATCCCTGGCAATTTGTTCTCCCTTTGGGTGCTCTGCTGGCACATCAAGcccaaaacaccttctgttATTTTCATGATCAACTTAAGCATCACGGACCTTATGCTGGCCTTATGTTTCCCCTTCCAGATTTCTTATCACGTCCGAAGCAATCACTGGACATTTGGCAAGACTCTTTGCAGCCTTGTGACAGTGATGTTCTATTCCAACATGTATTCTTCCATACTGACCATGACCTTTATCAGCATGGAGCGGTACATGGGTGTGGTACACCCCTTGAAGTCGGTCAAgtggagaagaaaaagataTGCCTTGGCTGCCTGCCTAGCTATGTGGTTTGCCTTGCTACTAGCCTTCTACCCACTAGAAACTACAGACCTGACCTATGAAGTGAAAGAATTAGGGATTATAACCTGTTTTGATGTCCTTAAATGGAATATGCTGCCCAACTTTGCAGCTTGGGTAGCCTTTCTCCTCACTTTATTTGTTGTGCTGTTCCTGATCCCTTTTGTTGTAACAGTTGGATGCTACATTGGTATCATTAGGAAGCTAATTCAGACATCAAGCAGATATGGCAATAGGCAAAAGACTAGATCCATATACCTGGCAATAATTGTCCTTCTGTCCTTCATCACTTGCTTTGCCCCCAATAACTTTATCCTACTTGCACATATGATCAGCCGCCTATTTTACAACCGCAGTTTGTACCCTGCCTACAAGCTCACCTTGTGCCTCAGTTGCTTCAACAACTGCATAGATcccttcatttattattttgcaTCCAGAGAATTTTACCAGAAATTCATGCAATTGTTTCGCCCTATGGTACCGCTCAACGACAGCTTGGAAACCAGAAGGGAAAGTTTATTCTCTGGCAGGACCATGTCAGCCAGATCGATGTCAAGTGGACCCATGGATGGGTTAGAGGGAGTAAGGATCAATTTGCAAAGGCAGGAAAGTGTTTTTTAG